In Anseongella ginsenosidimutans, one genomic interval encodes:
- the mreC gene encoding rod shape-determining protein MreC, translating into MRNLWLFILRNNAFFLFIIFESAAIVLLVQHNRYQKASVVNSANQITGTIYSKADQVSRYLMLGKVNDSLAMENARLRSRLENAFYDTDTTRVTIQDTVNLQQYTYITARVVNNTITYRSNWLTLNRGAADGVKSGMGIMGPHGIAGIIKDVSEHFSTAYSILHKDVRVSVKLDSSNNIGSLVWPGVNPMLAAMEDVPTHVQVNKGERLVTTGFSLFPEGTPVGTVVDVKRGGTKSFLGIDVKLATNFQQLQYVYIVVNKFQEEQEQLEEKLEQ; encoded by the coding sequence ATGCGTAATCTCTGGCTGTTCATACTTAGAAACAACGCATTTTTCCTGTTCATCATCTTTGAAAGCGCAGCTATTGTTCTTCTGGTGCAGCATAACCGCTACCAGAAAGCAAGCGTGGTAAATTCTGCCAATCAAATCACAGGGACCATTTATAGTAAAGCAGACCAGGTGAGCCGCTACCTCATGCTCGGAAAGGTGAACGACAGCCTGGCAATGGAAAATGCCCGGCTTCGCAGCAGGCTGGAAAACGCATTCTATGATACCGACACGACGCGGGTGACCATACAAGACACCGTTAACCTGCAGCAATACACCTATATTACGGCACGGGTAGTCAATAATACGATCACTTACCGGAGTAACTGGCTGACGCTGAACCGGGGCGCTGCCGACGGCGTAAAAAGCGGCATGGGCATTATGGGGCCGCATGGCATAGCGGGCATTATCAAAGACGTTTCGGAACATTTCTCTACCGCCTACTCGATCCTTCATAAAGACGTCCGCGTAAGCGTAAAACTAGACTCTTCCAATAATATCGGATCATTGGTGTGGCCCGGGGTCAACCCGATGCTGGCCGCCATGGAAGATGTCCCGACGCATGTACAGGTGAATAAGGGCGAAAGGCTGGTCACCACAGGATTCTCCCTTTTCCCGGAGGGTACGCCGGTAGGTACAGTTGTTGACGTAAAACGGGGCGGCACAAAAAGCTTCCTGGGAATTGACGTAAAGCTGGCTACGAATTTCCAGCAATTGCAGTATGTATATATTGTTGTAAATAAATTCCAGGAAGAACAGGAACAGCTGGAAGAAAAACTGGAGCAATGA
- a CDS encoding rod shape-determining protein, whose translation MGLFNFLTQEIAIDLGTANTLIIHNDKVVVDEPSIVAIDRRTGKIIALGKQALLMDGKTHENIKTIRPLKDGVIADFDAAEHMIRGFIKMINGGRGWMFPSLRLVICIPSGITEVEKRAVRDSAEMAGAKEVYMIHEPMAAAIGIGIDVEEPMGNMIIDIGGGTTEIAVIALGGIVCDQSIRVAGDNFDSDIVNYMRRQHNILIGERTAEKIKIEVGSALTELQDPPSDFAVQGRDLMTGVPKQILVSYTEVAHCLDKSISKIEEAILKALEITPPELSADIYQTGIYLTGGGALLRGLDKRIQSKTKLPVHIAEDPLRAVVRGTGIALKNIGNFRFLMQ comes from the coding sequence TACCCTCATCATACATAACGACAAAGTAGTAGTGGATGAACCCTCCATTGTTGCTATAGACCGCCGAACCGGAAAGATCATTGCGCTGGGGAAGCAGGCCTTACTGATGGATGGGAAAACGCATGAAAATATTAAAACCATCCGGCCGCTGAAAGACGGCGTTATCGCAGATTTCGATGCCGCCGAGCATATGATCCGCGGTTTCATAAAGATGATCAACGGGGGAAGGGGCTGGATGTTCCCCTCCCTGCGACTGGTGATCTGTATTCCCTCCGGCATTACGGAAGTGGAGAAAAGGGCCGTGCGCGATTCCGCGGAAATGGCAGGCGCCAAGGAGGTCTATATGATCCATGAGCCTATGGCGGCGGCAATCGGCATTGGTATTGACGTGGAAGAGCCTATGGGAAATATGATCATTGATATTGGAGGAGGCACCACGGAAATCGCCGTTATCGCACTGGGAGGCATCGTCTGCGATCAGTCCATCCGGGTAGCGGGAGATAATTTTGATTCCGACATTGTCAATTATATGCGTCGGCAGCATAATATCCTGATCGGGGAGCGTACTGCCGAAAAGATCAAGATCGAAGTGGGCTCAGCCCTTACCGAGCTGCAGGACCCTCCTTCGGACTTCGCCGTACAGGGACGGGATCTCATGACCGGGGTCCCCAAGCAGATCCTTGTTTCCTATACCGAAGTAGCGCATTGCCTTGACAAATCCATTTCGAAGATAGAAGAAGCCATCCTGAAGGCCCTTGAGATCACTCCGCCCGAACTTTCTGCGGATATTTACCAGACCGGCATTTATTTAACAGGTGGCGGGGCCTTGCTGCGGGGGCTGGATAAAAGGATTCAGTCCAAAACCAAGCTTCCCGTTCATATAGCGGAAGATCCTCTTCGCGCCGTGGTACGCGGAACCGGGATTGCTTTGAAGAATATTGGTAATTTCAGGTTCCTTATGCAATAA